Part of the Lolium rigidum isolate FL_2022 chromosome 6, APGP_CSIRO_Lrig_0.1, whole genome shotgun sequence genome, TGGTGTGCTCATGCGCTGTAAGGAAATGCGTTCACAAACTTTGTGAATCACTCCTGCTCCAGCTTGTCAACTATACTCTTTCTTAATTCGTCATACCCACTGTGCGGTGGTTTTGTGCTGAAGCAACACCGTAGTCTTTTCTTGCTTCGCCGAGATGAAATGAGGATTGCAAAAGATGGAACAGATGAGGAGGGGCAAAAGAGGGCTAGACAAAGCAAGCAACATGGTTGCCCAACGATTTTGGAGGAGCAATACAGACAACTTTGAGGTgcgcattgggatggacaaacagTGATGCATTCCATCAACCTACAGCAGGCTATACCTCACAGCCACAATGCATGGAACAGAATAAGCACCTGAAGAGACGGCCCTTCCAATGGAATGCAAACACAAGGATACACTGTATTACATGGATAAATAGGAGGAAACGACAGCAAAACATATTCTGCAGATTACAGTCAGGGCTAGCTACCTAAGCAACATTAACAAAACATCTATTGTACATGACCGGCAGCTAGACTACAGGTCAATACTACAAGTCAAGCACAACAACCAGCCAGGTGTGCAGGGCTATCAAATGGCCAACAATCTAGCACTGCCCAGGCCACCGATTGGTTGTTGTAGTGCCACCATTGTACAGGCCCAACACCAACACAAACCTAGAACACCAGAAAAATACAGGAGCTTGGCCCAACCGCATCACAGCTGACCAGGTCGATTATTTCTCGTCCTCATCAGGATCCTCCTTTGAATTCTCTTTCTTGCCATTTTCTTCTGCATCTTCATCATTCTCTTCCTCACCTTCATCGTCAGACATGCTGTTGATGACTTCCACTATGATGCGCTTCACCTCAGACTTCCTATCCATGAGGTCCATCTTAAAGTGAGCTCCTgaagtgcaaaaaaaaaaaaaacagaaatgtCAGTGCAATTCATTCATCATGACATTACTTCATTTTGCAGAGAATGACAGAACAAGAGGATACCTAATTTCCGGAGAATGTCTGCCAGGGTTGCCTATAAGAAGATAATATAACCCAACTTAGCATGCAAGAGGACCAAAAAAACATGGGAAGATCATAACATTTTGAGTCTGCATACCGTATTGAAGTCCACTTCTTTCAATATGTCACTGACAACAGCATGCAACTGTTTAGTGGTCGGGGCTGACCCAGCATCATTGCTACCCTTGCCTTTTCCTGGAGAAGATGGAAAAGAGTTATGCATTAGTTATACcagtgcggctgtgtgcatcttagttatgcagaggtcgGGCTATTGCGCAAGTAATAAAGTGCTCATTTTCGGAAAAAATAGTTATACCAGTTTCCCAGTGGCATCTCGCAGAATGAACTCATTTAGTACTTACAAATACTATATTTTTCCTGCTTATGCTATTTCGACTACATCATCTTCGCTTTTACTGCCAATCAAGTCTTGCTTTCTTGTTGGTTTTCTCTACATCTATTTGCTTTCACTACCAATCAAATCTTGTTTTTCAGTGTTTTTTCAACAGAAACCATTTCAGGTTCAGCTATCAGCCCCAAATTAACAGCTTGCAAATAAATCTAGATGTAGTTAAATAAAAAATACTCCTTCAgtctcatgaaacttgtctgAGGCTTGACAAAATTTGGTCGTATCTACATACTAAAAAGTGTCTACGTACATCCAAATTTTTATAAATCTTAGACAACTTTGGTGGGATGGAAGGAGTAGATGCAACACTGACTACAATAACTATGTTGCAGAACTCATTTAGTAGCTACAAGTAAAATATTTTCTGGTTATGCTATTTCAAATAGACCATCTTCGTTTTCCCTGATAATCAGATCTTGCTTTCCAGTTCGTGTTCTCTACAGACCATTTTCATTTTCACTGCCCAATCAGATATTGTTTTCCAGCTAGTTTTCTCAGTTGGTATTCTCTGCACCATTTTCCCTTTCACAACCCAATAAAATCTTGTTTTCCAGTTAGTTTTTTAACAGCAACCATTTAAGGTTCATCTAGCAACTCCAAATTGACTCATCGATCAAATCTAAACGTACTTAAATCAAATAGTTGTAACACTGACTACAATAAGTATGTTGCAGATCATGTA contains:
- the LOC124662526 gene encoding DEK domain-containing chromatin-associated protein 1-like, with amino-acid sequence MEDSVERWRPPPQPTKRGAKASSENKGKGKGSNDAGSAPTTKQLHAVVSDILKEVDFNTATLADILRKLGAHFKMDLMDRKSEVKRIIVEVINSMSDDEGEEENDEDAEENGKKENSKEDPDEDEK